The window agatccattttgagggttatattagctgtgtgaactttgtttatggtgtttaaggcaagcgcgagctcttggggcgtggagcacgagatttaaaggggccgcgtaccctgaatcggcgcatttataatgataggcagttaaaaaaattaattaaaaaaacctatggggtattttgagctgaaacttcacagacacattcaggggacacttaagacttatattacatcttttgaaaacatgttcttcggcacctttaatttcagtTAATCGTGCATCCCTAGATTAACCtcacataaaacaaaaacaccacaAACGTTCACTCACTTCACACAAACAAGCGGCTCGTTCTCACACAAATGCAAAACTGTATCGCACACGTGCTTCTGTGGTAAATTACTCATCACACagaacagtatttttattttttaatttttttttttcaactataATCTGGAGCCATACTTTACATGCTTttctatatttattaaaaacttGTTTAAAGACCCCAACAGATCCCAatgaacattattatatgtaataattaatttagttttttgtttttgtttttaggaAATTGCAAAAAGGATACAGGAAGAGGAAGAGCTTTGTGTGAGACACCGGAGCAGTTACCAAAATAAAGATGGTAGAGGTAAAATACTTCTCTGTAACAAAAGTGTGTTTTAATGAAATGATGTGGTGTCTCAGCAGTTCGTTAGGTATGTGAGCTTGCTCACATTCTGTGTTCACATTGGCAGTGTTTCTGTTGTGCAATAGACCTGCGCTTCTGTATAGAAAAGTGATTTATAATTGAAATACATTGGGTAGTGAAATCTAATTTACATGATGAGGGGGCGGTCTCATTTACATTGACACTGAACCCGACCCCTATACAATTATAAACTCTTTAAATCATCTGGATTGAGTTCGATTTGCTTAATAAAAGCATAAGTTGCAAAAGTTGAATTTGATAAATAGGTTTATATTGCAGTTTCAGTGGCGCTTCCGGAAATTAGCGGCATGCTGTTTGCATATAAATGCTGTATACTGTTAATTATGGATTTGTGAAACAGACCTTATGGATGATTGCTAAAGTTCTTTTGTCTATagcacaatatttctgtttgtcTCCCTCGTTTACTTTGAAAACAGTAGCTATCTTGGAATTTAGTAAACATGTTCATAAGGAAATTACTTTTGAAATCCAAATAACATTGTGACTATTTCTTAATGTCTTGTCACATGCATATTTTTTGTCTAGTCAAATGGTTGTTTCCCATATAAGCATTTGATTTGCAGCATGACACGGGTGATTTTGACACCTTAGCGTCTTTTAATTTCATCCCCGCAGAGTAGTCATCATCTTCATGCAAATTTGGAATTCTAAATCTACTAAATACACGAATAAACGTTTTCAACATGCAGTGTATTGTTAATGTATTCATCATACAGTATGACACATACAGCCAACTGCTTCATCAGCTGCTTCATCTGCTTTTTAAACCCCACAAGACATTACCTCATCTCGGATGATGACTGTCCCTGTTTGAAAGGTTCTATGGTTACACCATATATTTTGTGTCTTGGAATAAAACCTGATTTTCTTTGATGGCCTTAACAGAGTTCGAGGAGAACGTCAAGCTTTCATCTGCAAGATTGATGGTGTTTCCACTTCTTTGTTTTGTGAAACAAGCCCAGTtacaggattagttcactttcaaataaaaattacccaagctttactcaccctcaagccatcctaggcgtgtatgactttcttctttctgatgaaaacaattggagatattataataaatgtcctgacgcatctgagctttataatggtggtgaacaggggtcacgaatatgagctgaagaaagtgcctccatccacatccattgtaaacgtgtactccacatggctccagggggttaataaaggtaaaaaaaacatccatatttaacaagttatgaagtaaaatatctagcttccgccagaccaccttccatattcaagttacgaagaaagtgtaaactggcgttgCGTCacttacactttttccgtaagttgaatggggaaggcgtaggacgtagcgtaaactacgtttacactttcttcatacattgaatacggaaggcggtctggcagaagctagatattttacttcataacataCATTACTTCATAACTAAGAAGAAAGtcgtatacacctaggatggctcgTGGGTGAGTAAAGCCTGGGCTAATTTTTATtcgaaagtgaactaatcctttaaagggttatACACCTGTTGTTTTGGACTCAttgactttcactttcattgtatggacaaaaaaatttttttttttttgtgtaaagaaataagtagatgatgacagaatatgatttttgggtgaactatttatTAAACCCAACTATTCCATTGAACTTTTATTGGCGTACTAACCACACGCTGAATCACCCTGAATTCAGTGAAGCTTCATTTTAACgtcatgtttgtgtttgtcatGTAATGCATGTTTTCATGGTTCATTTGTCCTTTTTACTTCTAAACAGAGCTTCATAAGTTAACTGTTTTACTTTGCATCCACTCTAACCATTTTCCAAATCCCTGCTTTGTGTTTGCATGGTTGGCTTTACTAAAGAGTCCACAAGCATTCCTGCTCGTCCATACTCACCCCATGCTCCTCACAATCGGTCTCCAACTAGAAGATGGCAGCTCTCCTCCTCGCCCACTTACTCAGACTCTGAGGAGGAACTGATTGAGTACAGCAGGCCTACAGTCATACGGCAGGACAGCAAACTCAATGTAGGCCAGAGGAAGCTGGTCAGAAGACCTTCCAGAGCTCATTTAGAGCAGGATGACAGGAGCATGACCAGccagagcagcagcagcagatccTCACACCTGTCAGGTGGATGGGGTGATGTCATCAAGCTCATAAAGAATGATATGAGCGAGCAAGGCTACCTCAGCAACAGCTCTGAGGATGATCTCTTTGAACCCGTCTATAAACTTGAGAAACTATTGCGACAGAAGCAGCAGGTCTCGGGAAAGAGGCTGAGTCGCCACAGCAGTGTGAGGGAGGATCATAGCAGAACGTGGCAGGGAGACGGTTGCGGTCGTAGGGAGAGTTTTAGGGAAAGGCATGTTCATTTCCCGGATGAACGGAGGTCCAATCGTGGCAACAGTTGTAGGACCAGCGAAAATGGTTACAGTGACACTAGGGAAAGAGTTCAGTGTTCAACAGGGATATTAAGGGATGATCACACACACCTCAGAGAAACTCAAGGTCTCCAGACTCAAGCTCAGGTGTTTCGACGGAACATTTCAATGCGACGTAGTTATCATGGTAACGTAAGGCGGTCATCAGTGCGTGATGGAAGCAGAACATGCAGCGTAGATGATTCTAACTTGGCTAGAGCAAGACTCTCAAATAATGCCCCCTCACTGCATGCTAGAGCACCACAGTTGATGGAGGTGGAAGTGGAGGACCATTTGAGAGATACAGGGAGGTTGGAGATGATGAGAGCCAGAAACGCACGGCAGAGAGCTAGATCATTAGCCGAGGATGAAAGGAGGATAGACAGGGACCACAGGCGTGGAGATGGTAGAGTGAGGCGAAGTCAAAGCGAGCGCTGGCAGACCTTTGAGGAAGAAAGATCGAGCACAGAGGAAGAGATGGAGAGGGAGAGCAGGAGGGAGGAGAGACGGATGCAGAGACTCCAGTCTTCCGGAGCAGGTAACCTCTCTCTGAGCTCTGCAGTGCGGCTGAGACTGTTCCTACATCTGCTCATTGCTTTCCAATCATCTCCAATCAGTTGACAAGTACTCCTGCACATTCCTGCGTCCTTCTGGTGTATCTTTTAGGAGTGGAAACCATTTTTTGGTGTGATCTGCTTTTTCTCAAGCTTGACCCCTCCAGCGAAAATGGATCTCATCCTTGTTTCCCAAAATTTCATCTGCTTCTGTCTCTCCTACAGCAACGTCAGTTGTTTTCTCCTTTTCAGTACCTCACCGTTATGCTTGGTTCTTATTGCATTTCTTTTTGATTTGGCTCTTACTCTGTGTCCTTTGAGGTATATTTTCCGGGCTGTAATATACCCAGTAAGATTCCTACTGTTTAATTAATAGGAAATCCACCTACTGTTAACAGTTGATGGTCTCTGCCAATCCTGTTTCAGAAGGGCCACcttccagcagagtttagctccagcccTGATTAAACATGCCTGAACCAGTTAATCAAGAGGTGTGTTCGAGTTGAAGCGGTGCTGTGCAGACCGTTCAGTggatgacatcaaagtaccgcaagagcAATTCAAGTCTGCTCTCTAATCGCTCTCTCAGTACTTTGATGTCAGACACCTACAAATGTAGTGCCGATTCAAGTCAAACACATCTAACCTCTTCGGGATTACCAGAAACTTCTAGGTAGGTgttttggagctaaactctgcatgacagtggtcctccaggagcaggaaTGGACACCCCTGGTCTCGGCCCATGGTCTGAAAACCATGTGTCTTGTCTCAACATTACCTGGTTGTGATTCTGCCCTTATTCCCATCAGGATCTGCTTTTAGGAGTGAAATGGCTGCTCTTGACTTGGGAGAACTGGAGCAAGTGCTGCTGGATGAGGAGCTGGCCCGCAGGCTTcaggaagaggaggagagatTGACTGAAGAGGTGAACTAAAAGTTTGAAATTTATCTACCGCAGTATAGGTAGAtggtacagtagtggccaaaagtaaTGTCAGGAaggggatatttgtttttaatgacccttcaagtttgattaaaccaccaaaatattttatatatttttaaacattttttaaaaaaggccAAAAATAATATCATAATTTGGAACATTTCATTCCGTTATCACAAATGAAACAATTGCCTCCAAGCACAACTGTGTAAAATGTGTCTTTAAaatctttaataatatttgattaAAGGGTGAAGGTGTCAATTTTCCTCAGCTAGACACCACTTTTGGCCACAGCTACCAGGTATATACCAGGCAATTGATCCTTCGCAAAGACctgccccccttagttactgttgctttgtccgacaaacCATGGcactgtcacgccacacagagtgaaaaatacatcgcggagcaaagaggacactgacaacacatcgacagacaagacagagcaggttactaaTGATATTAAAGTCccagctttaaaaaaaagtgtgtaattgtttaagaaattcgaacaataaaaaacgttttgtggctctttaatgtgtcgtgacagattgctgtagcgcctcagctcaagaagctcgtgaactgatcatcttttcttactagttaatttatagcatcttTAATCTTCttactcctgactgctttgttggacaaaatggcggattcggcattatgattgttagatcgcttgtcagtcaaactcctggcgaagggtcaattctgCTCCTGGATGGACACGTTTCTGCCAAGTTTAAAAAAAGGCATGTGTGTTGAagctaaagttttttttgtttaattaggGCTGTAGTTAAAACTCTGCTGGAATGAGTCTCTCCAGGAGCAAGATTGGAAACCCCTGGTATATACCATCGTACCTCCCAGCTCTTTTAGTACTCTGAAATGAAGTCTGTTTTGTATTCCTATCAATTACAGTAGCAAAATTACTAAATGTATGCTGAAGCTGGTTTTTCTCTTCTCTCATAGACTCGGCAAGGTTCCTCTCCTCTTAGAAGGGACTGTCCTGTTGGAGACTTCA of the Megalobrama amblycephala isolate DHTTF-2021 linkage group LG24, ASM1881202v1, whole genome shotgun sequence genome contains:
- the ccdc187 gene encoding coiled-coil domain-containing protein 187 isoform X2, whose amino-acid sequence is MLQQQATRQLEERDSEYARMIQEEIQRRAEEAVRREVEDEEIAKRIQEEEELCVRHRSSYQNKDGRESTSIPARPYSPHAPHNRSPTRRWQLSSSPTYSDSEEELIEYSRPTVIRQDSKLNVGQRKLVRRPSRAHLEQDDRSMTSQSSSSRSSHLSGGWGDVIKLIKNDMSEQGYLSNSSEDDLFEPVYKLEKLLRQKQQVSGKRLSRHSSVREDHSRTWQGDGCGRRESFRERHVHFPDERRSNRGNSCRTSENGYSDTRERVQCSTGILRDDHTHLRETQGLQTQAQVFRRNISMRRSYHGNVRRSSVRDGSRTCSVDDSNLARARLSNNAPSLHARAPQLMEVEVEDHLRDTGRLEMMRARNARQRARSLAEDERRIDRDHRRGDGRVRRSQSERWQTFEEERSSTEEEMERESRREERRMQRLQSSGAGSAFRSEMAALDLGELEQVLLDEELARRLQEEEERLTEETRQGSSPLRRDCPVGDFRAAQVAQDEEIARFMQKQEIKAKRRSRELQHAGPGREYRENDRRAACDRQRQRLDSEGLQSPVEDFTPSQNSMTMQSQAIRNVAEELDPTFQRKDADEAGQINGPCQIQTSQVGLYNPLEEPTFVPPTKRQSDKLGRVKPKEKKENTKQKENCKQQ
- the ccdc187 gene encoding coiled-coil domain-containing protein 187 isoform X1 yields the protein MAELEVDQANLPRVQEVCQCFAVLEDGALAHNLQEQEIEQYYNSNVQRNQLVQRDIRVAKRLQDEEKQSAQMLQQQATRQLEERDSEYARMIQEEIQRRAEEAVRREVEDEEIAKRIQEEEELCVRHRSSYQNKDGRESTSIPARPYSPHAPHNRSPTRRWQLSSSPTYSDSEEELIEYSRPTVIRQDSKLNVGQRKLVRRPSRAHLEQDDRSMTSQSSSSRSSHLSGGWGDVIKLIKNDMSEQGYLSNSSEDDLFEPVYKLEKLLRQKQQVSGKRLSRHSSVREDHSRTWQGDGCGRRESFRERHVHFPDERRSNRGNSCRTSENGYSDTRERVQCSTGILRDDHTHLRETQGLQTQAQVFRRNISMRRSYHGNVRRSSVRDGSRTCSVDDSNLARARLSNNAPSLHARAPQLMEVEVEDHLRDTGRLEMMRARNARQRARSLAEDERRIDRDHRRGDGRVRRSQSERWQTFEEERSSTEEEMERESRREERRMQRLQSSGAGSAFRSEMAALDLGELEQVLLDEELARRLQEEEERLTEETRQGSSPLRRDCPVGDFRAAQVAQDEEIARFMQKQEIKAKRRSRELQHAGPGREYRENDRRAACDRQRQRLDSEGLQSPVEDFTPSQNSMTMQSQAIRNVAEELDPTFQRKDADEAGQINGPCQIQTSQVGLYNPLEEPTFVPPTKRQSDKLGRVKPKEKKENTKQKENCKQQ